The Drosophila subobscura isolate 14011-0131.10 chromosome A, UCBerk_Dsub_1.0, whole genome shotgun sequence genome includes the window ctggaggcggAGGGCAAGATCCTAAGCACGCCACAGGAGCAGtcgatgccgccgccgctgatTAAAACCTACTACAAGCCGGCTTCTGCCTCGATTTCTGTGTCCTCGACATCTCCATCCTCCGCGACAGTGGGCTCTGCCACAGCGTTATCCTCGCTGTCCGATGAGAAGcgttacagcagcagcacggtgAGACCAAAGTACACAGCAGCGCCGGGCCAGGgtcgccagcagcagtcgtcatcgtcattgtcctcatcgtcgtcgtcgtcgtcctatcaccaccatcatcccagtggccatcatcatcagccgcaacagcagcagcaccagggcAAGGCTCACCAGCATCTCCActcccagtctcagtcccagtcccattcccagtcgcactcccagtcccaatcccagttgCATCCTCTATCCCACGCACAGGCAAAGCCCGCACAAGTGCAGCACTTCCAGTCAGAGACGGAGACCGCCTATCAAGCGCCCGACCTGCCCATGGACGAGCTCAGTCCGAATGTCGAGTTCATCTACAAGATCAAGACGCGTGCCCCGCTGCAGACGGCCACCGTGAAGACGGTCTCCAAGCCCTACACACTGCCCCTGAAGAACACGGAGCACTTTGATCATGGCGCTGCCCTCAAAAACATCGAAGAGTTTGATCTGTCCCATGTGGTCGCTGGATCAGAGCGGGAACGGGAgagggaacgggaacgggaccGTGATCGGGAGACGGGAGAAGAGCTGCTgcatcaccaccagcagcagcagcagcaccagcaccagcaccagcacacgCGGGCAACCAATGGGAAGCCACACAAGCTGTACTTCAACTCGGAGATCTATCACGACATCAACTCGCTGCCTTTCAAGGGCGGCGACAAGGGACGACACGATCCGGAGGCGGAGCGGGTCATCCAGGAGTACCGGCACAAGCTGAAGGCAGCCACCGGGGATCTCCATCCGGACTACAAGGGCTACACGGGCTACTTTGCCGAGCCGGATCCAGACTCGGAGCGCGAGGAGCGAGAGCAGgcgaagctgcagctgcagctgcaactgcaattgcagtCCCAGGAAGATGGTTATCCCATAGTCAATCCCTATCCCTATCTGCTGAAGAAGGAGCCGCTGGGCGCCTCCAAGTACGAGGATGAGCACGAATCCTGGGCGGAGCAGCCGCTCCGTCTGGTCCACACACACGGCCACCCACtcggccacagccagagccacgcccacgctcatgcccatgcccatggccatgccaaGAGCCAGCACAAAGGGCAGCAGGGCCAAAGTCAGGGTCAAGGTGGTGGGATCAACAGCAGCCTGGAGTACGACAGCTACAGCCCCCGGTTCAATAATAATCCCGAGGGTTACGGCTACCAGCACACGTACAAGGGCTCCtctggcggtggcggaggcgggTCAGTGCCAGCCGGAGGTGGGGGCAAGCGTGGCAAGCgaggcggcagcggtggcaacCTTCAACCGAATCCGGGCAAGAAGCAGCTGCGAACGGGAGGCGCCGCCAGTGCGGGTGGCGATCTGGAGGCCAGCCTCGCCCTGAGGCCACCACCCAAGAAGTAATTCTACCCCCAAGCCACCTAACCCCCATCACCCCCACCCAACCCATCATAGCTGATTTTATGTAacattttgttgattgttgaaagtgtgttgttgttttttttttttgttagttacTATAAgtattttatgattatttattatatggCCAGCTGCCCGGACCTGGAGCCCCGATAGCCGGGACTTGTCAGCATTCTGAAGTAGAAAAGCGCAAACCAATTACCCAATAATAAACGAACAGTAAATGCGAGATTGgaaagtgttttgtttgtttcaccCGAACCCAAATAGCTTTCCGAATTCCATGGGAAGGTGGAGTTTCTGATGGAGCTTTGAGACGATGCATCGGCTGCACTGCATGAGAATGTTTGACCATTTCACGCAGACAAGTCCTGGACTTTTCAcctacatgtgtacatatacatacatatatgtatttatatatgtatgagtCCCATAGGAATCTTTGTCATGCAAATCTCTTGTTCAGGAAGGAATTTTGAAGGGATTATGGTGAAGACATCCTAAAAGTAAATACCAAAGACCCGATACATCGAAACTGTTCAGCTTAtgttgttatacccggtactcgaagagtaaatagggtatattgtatttgtgcggataacggttgtatgtaacgcacagaaggaaacgtttccgaccccatacagtatatatattcttgatcagcatcaatagccgagtcgattgagccatttctgtctgtccgtctatcCGTCCGTACGTctatccgtctgtccgtctgtccgtctgtccgtctgtccgtccgtcttgttgagcgcctggatctcagagactataaaaggtagagccaccaaattttgcatccatacttctgtatgctcacactgttacaagtgtatttcaaaaatgagccccgcccccgcaaaatggCGGAatcctcccaaatctacaagcttttagataaaagaaaaagataaaaacgccattccgtagggaaggaccatatctatcagttcaccaaattgggatccattTGGATCagtattatggccacaatgaagaaattaatttgcagtggcttagcccaccccgtcccgcagcttatatttattttttgcacattctctcattcacactctgcttctgcctctggcacgtctctgcctctgcctctgccgcgtctgtGCCctaactctgcagtgtgttgctctagcggagggtggcgagctaaaggagcgtgttggcgtgagcagtgttgtagatgtagatgacagatgaagaaaaaatgtaaaattgtacaaataaccgctaaggtgcagatgtagtactgagtgccgggtataaaagttgtgacgcgtaagaagcgtctcacacgtcgcTTCTCGTTTTATATATGGATACACGCAATAAGCGTTGTTTTATTATCACTACTTTTCTTGCAACACAGAATTTCGCCTAGTCATAGCTGACGTGCGTGCAAGCGAGATAGCAACAATGATAATTCAATTAATCATTTATGATAACTACACCATCATCCTCAGCGGCATTATCTTTGGTGTCTTCATCCTTAGCGGAACCTTCTTTAGGGGCATCCTCTTTAGGAGCTTTAGGAGCATGTTCCGGAAAATCTTCTGGGGAATGCAGGCGTAATTTTTCCAGACCACCCTCCCAGTCGGTACCTTCTTTGTCGGGAATAGCGCACTCCCAGATATAAAGATCGAATGTTCCGTCATCTTTCTTCATCGGGCGAGCCACGAAAATGGTCTGTGCTTGCGCCAAGCCTTGCGCAGCTTTATCAGTACATCACTAGCACCCATTTTTTGTATCAACTAATTCTTTTTtctacacttgtaacagtgtgagcatgcagcagtctggaggaaaaattgtgtggctctagctttagaatattatatttatttgattatatttatatttgttttttgctgcataaattgtaTGACGGAATGCCACGAGCCGACTCGTAGATTACCGTGGATTTGTGTCTGAGTCGAATCCAAAGTTGTCTCTTTGTCCTACTCCGGCTACTTGTGCACCTTAGACAACTCATTATACATTTCCTTATACATCTCCTTAAAAATCTTCCCGTACTCCTTTTCCTGCTGCAGTTCCTTCACCAGCTTCTCTTGCTCGTTGGCCTGCTTTGgttcctctttctttttgaccatctgcagctgctcttCATCATTGGCCTGCTCTGGATCCTCTTTTATGTCCTGCATTTACTTCTCCCGCAGCTCCTCTTGCTCCGTAAATTTATGCAGCTCCATCAGCTCCTTTAACTCCTGCAtgtccttctccagctcctcttTCTTCTTGACCATCTGCAGCTCCTCTTGATCGTTGGTCTGCTCTGGTTCCTCTTTCTTCTTGACCATCTGCAGCTCCTCTTGATCGTTGCCCCACTCTATCATGTCTCTCTCCAGCTCGTTTTCCAGCTCGTTCTCCCACTCCATTACCCCCAATCGGCTCTGCTCAATATGCTTCTTCTTAAAGCCAATCATCCAGTCAAGCAGCGCCTGTGTCAGGTCCTGCAGAAAGGGGTTCGTGGTATGGGGAACCTTAAATTCCATGACGAATGATGCTGTGCAGACGATTCCTCTAAAATATTTCTGAAACTCCCGATCCGCATCCATGGGAAACGCACCAGTCTCGAGCATTTCAAAGCTacaggagagacagagagagggagggataGAGTCCCTAGATAGATCAATTGAGTCTCAAGGGGAATACTTACGAGGGCAGACGCTCCTGAACGTAGCAAAGGCGGAGGTCACAGTGGTTTTCAAACTGTAGCTCTGCTCCATTACCCGCCAGCTTGTTCTGAATCAAAAGACTGTTCACTGACAGAGCTCCAGTCTTCTTGGTTGGGAAAATTTCCACATAGTAAATGGCCTCCTGCAGATCCTCTGCAATTAATTGGGCATACGACGCACCGAACATCACTTTCTGACGGAACATCATCGTTGCCTCGCCCGGCCACATGTACTCCAGCGGATGGACACGCGAAAGTGCGCCCCGAACGGCCATGGCCGGTATATCGGTGAAAATTTTTGGCAAGAATCTTAGATCTTTGCATGCGATACTCTCCTGACAGCCATAGTCCAAGTAGAAGACGGAAACGTGCGTTGCATTGTCCGGCGGCTCAGAAAGAATGCGCACCCGCCGCCAGCCGACCCACTTTGAGGCGGCGGCACAAATGGATCCAGGCAGTAGGGTCCCAGGAATTATTGGGGCCAGGTGCCAGGCATAGAACTCACTATGAATAGAGGTACATATGTCTAACGTGGTGGTGCTGTCTAGGACTGGGAATACACAACGACAACTTACCTCATCTTGCTGTGCAGTTCCTCCAgaatgtatttgttgttgctttcaaCGAATTGGAACCAAAAATGAAGAGGGCTGAACACCTGATAAAGGATGGCACATAAAAGTAAACATTCATATACATTTCACACAATGGTTGCACTCAAAAATAACACACTTGCACATACATTGGTTATaagtattttcaattttccctcGCGGCCGGCGAGAATGCCCATGGGCAAGCGGCGCAGCTTCTGGTCCAACATTACTTCATTTTTGGGCTCATCCATCATTGATATGAAGTCCGATTGCCTGCAAATAAGCAATAaattaatacataaataaaccagGATCAGCAAAGCgatttaaatttgtgtattttaccTTTTCTGGGACtcacaaagcaaaaagcaaaaaacatgTGCGCTTTTTGAACGGCATTGACAGGGTTGCCACGTTGATGAACTTTTGGTCAACGTAAGTGATACACTTGTGAATTGAGTCATTGGTTAGTGATCGTCCACTTGTGAACCCAAAATCATTATGTTAGCTAGAGCACATCTTAAGCAGCTAATATCGAGAGTAATGTGAGTATATTcatgacacatacatatgtacatacatctaaaaaacatttttttttaactccCTTAAAACATGTTTTATCTGTTCATTTTGACTCCTTTAGTTAGGATATGTATCAGTTGTTTTCCAGCTTCTCATAAtactttaattatttaactttgagttttattttttgtgcgaAAAATTATAACTCAAACTTTAATcattatatttgattttttttttttactcaaGCATAACTATTACCGATAATTATTTTgctaaaaacttaaaatttaaaaattttgttGGATCCTTAGAGTAGTatatttttctatttaattgataattgtttgaaaacaacaaacaaataagaaTGAGAATCATTATTTACGGTCCCTGCTATTTACTCCTCGATTTGACATATATTTTAAGTGCGCCTTAATAACTTACTAGGCTTCGAAATCATTTTTCTACTCTAAAACTATATATCGAGCTAGAGCGAAATCTATCGTGCAATGCACTATCGCGTAAATACGCTTGTGCCAGTGCTACCCATGGCCAGTGCTGCCATCAAATGGCATTGAATCtgtgtttttcgttttgttttgctttgtgtttCGCGACGGTTGTACGTGTGTGCCGGCGCGTGgtcatgtgtttgtgtgtgtgtgtgatataattaaatatttttgcgtaCAATTATGAGATGACCGCCTACGCTCACAGCCGATTGCAGCTTCCAGTTTTGGGCAAAGTAAAAGTGCTGGCCCCCCCGCCACCACCAGGCCAGTTCCGAATTCGTATTCAAAGTCAAATCGAAGCCACATTTCCGTACCAGAATGCACTTTTAGATGAAAATAGCACAGCTAGTTGGCAAGTCCGTAAGTAAACTGTTGTCGGTGGATATATATTACGTGATATTCTGGCATTTATCGGACCAAACAGCATTCATCAGCCCACAAATGTAATCTTATTTCCCTTTCTTTATAGCGGTGTACTCGAATTTTGGCCAACGCTCACGCACAGACTTGACAAGAGATCATTTCAATTGGCGTCGGACCTAGACCTACTCGTGGTGATGCTATAAAACGTATTTGATGTGTCTCGGCTTTGCCATTGCTCGCTCGCCACTCGACCAGCCGCCCCAAACGACACAAAGATGAAACTCCGCGTGGTAGGTGCTGAATCCTTATTGGCTGTTGGCCTCTCCTACAGCTACGGCTTCTTGTATTATTTCTTtgcagcttctcctgctcAGCGCCGCCCTGGCAGCGACCACTGTACAAGCTGTCGTCCAACCGGGCAGGAATCAGCAGCTGTTCAACCACAATCGGGATGGATACCGCTACAATGGACCCGCGCACAAGTATCTGCCCGCCGAGGGGCCACCCAGCACGGAAGCAGGCATCATCACTGGGCCCTGGCAATCGCATGGCTCGCATGGCAATCACATACCACAAtccctggagcagcagcatggctCCCATGGCCCCTACAACACTCAGCACtacggacagggacaggagcAGCATCGACAGGAAGAGCATTCCTGGCAGCAGgtgcaacaccagcagcagagaccTGAGCCCTGGCAGACCGCTCAGGGACTTGAACAGCAGCCAGTGttccagcagcaccaggagcagtaccaccagcagcatcagtccCAATCACATCATCAGCAAAGCCACCAAGACGTGGCATACTCCACGGAGCATCAGGGCAGGCCAGCAGAGCATCATCAACAAGGCTTTCTCCTGCAGCAAGAGTCACATCAGCAGAGGCCTGAATCCTGGCAAGCCACTCATGGACAAGCCTTTCCTcaggagcagcaccaacagcagccacaccatcagcaggagcacgagcagcagcaacagcaacaggaaccgCTGGGCACCCACTGGCAGCCATCCCAGCTCGGGCACAACTCTGAGAGATTTCCCTTGGCTCTCGCGCATGCCAGCAGCCATaaaactgttgctgctcctgcccgcgATATCAAGCTTGTTCCAGCTTACACTCTTTCTAGTTACTCGGATCAAGATCGCTTCATTGGACTGGATGCTCTCGACACTCGCCTACTGAGCCAATCCCTGCCAGATGTTTACCAGCGGGTGACTTTCAACGCTGGCCAGCCCTCCAGGCAACAGGGACTGGGCCAAGTGCAAGGACAGCGTCATGAGGAGCTCTTGGGTGGCtctccacagcagcagcaccagcaccagcaaagTCAGGACTATGTCCAGATGCAATCGCACTCCTACCAGCTGCCTTCGTCGCACACCATGCAGCGGGAGTGgccccaccaccagcagcagcagcagcataactCAGGGAATCGTCAGTATTCGGAGAGTGCGTTTGCCTTGTCTTCAAACCCCTCACCACATGCCAGCAGCCATTCCTCGAACCCATCTTACGCCTCCAACCCATCCTACTCCCAGCAGAACTCCTTGAGCCATCCCAGCCGTGAGTTCCAGCCACCTTACTACCGATAGTCCTCATCCACGCATAACCTGACGTCTCGCTGGGATCCCATCGCCTGCCATAAGATCCCTTGTCCGAGCACCGTTTTCCCTATACTCCAACTTGTGTCTTTCCTAGACCTGAAATGCATTTGGCTGGAGCAGGAATTTATCCATTAactgtcttttttttgtgtaaattatttaatcCAATAAATGATGCCTTGAGCAGAATCTGATGGCGTCACCAAATGTTGTGGGGGCTCTGGACCTTGGCGTCTGTTGGCCAAAATGCGAGCATGGCTAATTTGATTATGCGAATTCCCACCGTCAATACGGATTCTGGCCAACTAATTGCCAGAATTTTGTAATTTGCTCAAATTAATGTCccaagtgccagtgccagctgctggagcgaATTATGTGGCGATTAGAGACACAAATTGGAGATGATTCGGTTGGTTCTATGGGCGCTTCCGCTGTGGTGGTACGTGTACGTGTGGCAAAAGAGTGTGCAAAGAGGCGGAAAAGTGAAggtaaagcaaacaaaagcaaacagacagacgagCCGACCATCAGACGCCCACATGGTGGGCCCAGCCCATGGCTGATTTGTGCAGCGTTGCAGCAGAAATCAtaacaacaacggcagcagcagcagcagcattttgtggcacggCGTCAACTTTCTTTGCAGCTGCAGTAGGAAGCCGCCAgtatacaacaaataatgcATTCACAACTCGATGAGACAAGGCTCTACCCTAACGAAGGGTACTCCCActaggcaaaggcaaaggcaaaggcaaagggcGATCATCAGCGAAACAATCTTGAATAAAAATGAATACCAAATTGATTCCAAGggttaattttttattgaaaatcaGTCAAAGTTATTTGCTTCACAGTGTACCCTTTCTGCTCGTAATTATCTTCAATCTGTTCAAACATCGAGGGACAAAAATCAAAGTATTTAAAGCTTCGTGGCTGCCTTTTCTTTAGTGCTACTgttaccgctgctgctgttaatctttttggcacatttttcgTTATGTTCATgcttcgatttcgatttcgatcaAGCCGAGTCATCAAAAGTTGAAATGCTGCTGTCGTTGGTGCTGCGAAAGCGATCGATGAGCGGCGACAGCGGCGCTGGACACTgaacagtggacagtggacagtggagtGCTATGCCGGATGACTTTCTTTTAGGTTTGCAACTGCAATGGTGGCACTTCTGCTTGTATTTTTCTACGGCATAGATCCTATCTGCCAAACACGCAGCAACAACCTGCAACGATCAGTCACATGCCACAGTTGTGGGTAATCTGGGCATCCCCTCAAGTGGAAAATTTGGCATTCGAAGGGCAGGGCAAGGCGGTGGATCTCAGTTACATGGATTGTTGATCACCCAAAGCCACTGTGGATGTTGCAACATCATTTGCGCAAGCCCAAACAGCCGAAAAATCATTTTACAAGAATTATGTCTCAGCAAAacgagagacagcgagagcgagagaggtgGGGGGGTGGAGCAGCCCACTGAAAGCAgatggaaagggaaagggattGGGTATGGGAATTGGATTCCAAGTTGCGCAACACAGAGGAAGAAGCAATGCCCGAAAGATATCACTTTTCAGCGTAGCCATGGCTATCGGATAACGGTCATTCCGCCCATATATATCCAGTGGGTGTCAGGGCCAGGGCCACCATTCGCCCGGGAGATCCGATGATGGCGAGCATGTCATTGTCATCCCTCAGCCTGGTGCTGCTCGGTTGCCTTCCCCTGCTGCaagggcagcagctggagcagcataCAGGATACCCCGACTGGCTGTACTCCATGCCCTGGCGCCCGCTGGTGCCGCCCACTCCACAGCAATTTCAGCTCTCGCAGCTGAGTCCCGGCTACACGGGGCCACAGACCTTTCCTGCCAtacggcaggagcagcagcagaatggtTTGTTCCTGCCACAGACGCAGCTACTGGGCCGTCCAGGACCGCCAGCTCAGGGTACATTTGGACTGCCCTTTAGGCCCTCACCTTTTGCGGGCTACACGGATGACTATGACGAGCAtcaggcaggaggaggcggaaaCTCTCTGCAGGAGCAGGCAAGAGGCGCGGAAAGAGCTGGAGCGTATGTCTACTTATCGTCTGGCCGTTTTTACAGCCTATTTAGATCATAGATTCCCCCCTGACACCCAATCATTAATCACGAATAAAGAAGTAGAAGGCAGCCAAACCAGCCACTGTTAGACAATCGATTCGAAAGGTCTTCCCACACAGAAATCCAATCGCTGGCCATGTAATCTCTGGCGATGACTCGCCCACAGTTGGAGAGATGGGAAGatggcagggagggagggggcaTGGGGAGGTGTCTGGTGGCCGACTTTTACCATGGGCGGATCTGGTCGGAACTCTGGTAATTTGTTGCCGCTTTCAAATGCCTCAATTACGACGCCGACGAAGACGATGACGAGGGCCCCAGACGCACAAGTCGCAAATCGGGGAAATTATATCTCGATCGACGTGGCGGCAGGTGTGACCTTGGTGGTGCGATTGCGCAACGCGCAACAGAAGTGGGAA containing:
- the LOC117903158 gene encoding putative cyclin-dependent serine/threonine-protein kinase DDB_G0272797/DDB_G0274007, which produces MKLRVLLLLSAALAATTVQAVVQPGRNQQLFNHNRDGYRYNGPAHKYLPAEGPPSTEAGIITGPWQSHGSHGNHIPQSLEQQHGSHGPYNTQHYGQGQEQHRQEEHSWQQVQHQQQRPEPWQTAQGLEQQPVFQQHQEQYHQQHQSQSHHQQSHQDVAYSTEHQGRPAEHHQQGFLLQQESHQQRPESWQATHGQAFPQEQHQQQPHHQQEHEQQQQQQEPLGTHWQPSQLGHNSERFPLALAHASSHKTVAAPARDIKLVPAYTLSSYSDQDRFIGLDALDTRLLSQSLPDVYQRVTFNAGQPSRQQGLGQVQGQRHEELLGGSPQQQHQHQQSQDYVQMQSHSYQLPSSHTMQREWPHHQQQQQHNSGNRQYSESAFALSSNPSPHASSHSSNPSYASNPSYSQQNSLSHPSREFQPPYYR
- the LOC117896378 gene encoding uncharacterized protein LOC117896378 isoform X1 — translated: MWPGEATMMFRQKVMFGASYAQLIAEDLQEAIYYVEIFPTKKTGALSVNSLLIQNKLAGNGAELQFENHCDLRLCYVQERLPSFEMLETGAFPMDADREFQKYFRGIVCTASFVMEFKVPHTTNPFLQDLTQALLDWMIGFKKKHIEQSRLGVMEWENELENELERDMIEWGNDQEELQMVKKKEEPEQTNDQEELQMVKKKEELEKDMQELKELMELHKFTEQEELREK
- the LOC117894590 gene encoding chromatin modification-related protein eaf-1 — translated: MGSATPLVRSRSLLCLCLLLLMSTLCDAVSVTAGTSGRSHSHSRRRSGGVGAQTLEEQSDSVPDQLALAGRTHTRRGSSHTVHHSRSKEANNKDYAYGQVELNLVRPDSEALYPSSLSTTSASDTITLEDSQSAAEYVANAIKLAYKQPQIQMQQPQIQMQQPQLQSQAQAAPKEPQATSEQPQRDEERERQLLELHMQKELQAQQQAQQAPAPVYEKEPVTRSYELYEQAEPSTQSQAQAQSGEIERQYRTKYYNYVPYPATQLYRNLEAEAEEKVRVSASTEIPKSEIMKQIEKSVIKYMKELEAEGKILSTPQEQSMPPPLIKTYYKPASASISVSSTSPSSATVGSATALSSLSDEKRYSSSTVRPKYTAAPGQGRQQQSSSSLSSSSSSSSYHHHHPSGHHHQPQQQQHQGKLHPLSHAQAKPAQVQHFQSETETAYQAPDLPMDELSPNVEFIYKIKTRAPLQTATVKTVSKPYTLPLKNTEHFDHGAALKNIEEFDLSHVVAGSERERERERERDRDRETGEELLHHHQQQQQHQHQHQHTRATNGKPHKLYFNSEIYHDINSLPFKGGDKGRHDPEAERVIQEYRHKLKAATGDLHPDYKGYTGYFAEPDPDSEREEREQAKLQLQLQLQLQSQEDGYPIVNPYPYLLKKEPLGASKYEDEHESWAEQPLRLVHTHGHPLGHSQSHAHAHAHAHGHAKSQHKGQQGQSQGQGGGINSSLEYDSYSPRFNNNPEGYGYQHTYKGSSGGGGGGSVPAGGGGKRGKRGGSGGNLQPNPGKKQLRTGGAASAGGDLEASLALRPPPKK
- the LOC117894598 gene encoding uncharacterized protein LOC117894598, with protein sequence MMASMSLSSLSLVLLGCLPLLQGQQLEQHTGYPDWLYSMPWRPLVPPTPQQFQLSQLSPGYTGPQTFPAIRQEQQQNGLFLPQTQLLGRPGPPAQGTFGLPFRPSPFAGYTDDYDEHQAGGGGNSLQEQARGAERAGAYVYLSSGRFYSLFRS
- the LOC117896378 gene encoding uncharacterized protein LOC117896378 isoform X2, with protein sequence MWPGEATMMFRQKVMFGASYAQLIAEDLQEAIYYVEIFPTKKTGALSVNSLLIQNKLAGNGAELQFENHCDLRLCYVQERLPSFEMLETGAFPMDADREFQKYFRGIVCTASFVMEFKVPHTTNPFLQDLTQALLDWMIGFKKKHIEQSRLGVMEWENELENELERDMIEWGNDQEELQMVKKKEEPEQQEKEYGKIFKEMYKEMYNELSKVHK